The sequence below is a genomic window from Streptomyces sp. V1I1.
GGGAGGTTCTGGAGCGTTACCAGAAGGTAGTGGTACCCGAGATGAACCTCGGTCAGCTCGCCACCCTGATCCGGGCGAGGTATCTGGTCGACGCGCACAGCTACAACCAGGTCAACGGCATGCCGTTCAAGGCCGAGCAGCTCGCCACGGCTCTCAAGGAGGCCATCAATGACTGAGGCGCTCTCGCTGGTGCCCAAGGCCGAGGCCAAGCAGTCCATGAAGGACTTCAAGTCCGATCAGGAAGTGCGCTGGTGCCCAGGCTGCGGTGACTACGCGATCCTCGCCGCCGTGCAGGGCTTCATGCCCGAGCTCGGTCTGGCGAAGGAGAACATCGTCTTCGTCTCCGGAATCGGCTGCTCTTCCCGCTTCCCGTACTACATGAACACGTACGGGATGCACTCCATCCACGGCCGCGCGCCCGCCATCGCGACCGGCCTCGCCTCCTCCCGCCGCGACCTGTCCGTCTGGGTCGTCACGGGTGACGGCGACGCGCTGTCCATCGGCGGCAACCACCTGATCCACGCGCTGCGCCGCAATGTGAACCTGAAGATCCTGCTCTTCAACAACCGGATCTACGGACTCACCAAGGGCCAGTACAGCCCGACCTCCGAGGTCGGCAAGATCACCAAGTCGACGCCGATGGGCTCGCTGGACGCGCCCTTCAACCCGGTGTCGCTGGCGATCGGCGCGGAGGCGTCCTTCGTGGCCCGCACCATCGACTCCGACCGCAAGCACCTCACCGAGGTGCTGCGCCAGGCCGCCGACCACCAGGGCACGGCACTGGTGGAGATCTACCAGAACTGCAACATCTTCAACGACGGCGCCTTCGATGCGCTCAAGGACAAGCAGCAGGCCCAGGAGGCGGTCATCCGCCTCGAACACGGGCAGCCGATCCGTTTCGGCACCGACAGCGACAAGGGTGTCGTACGGGACCCGGCGACCGGCGATCTGAAGGTCGTGCAGGTCACGGCCGAGAACGAGAGCCGGATCCTGGTCCACGACGCGCACAGCGCCAGCCCGACCACCGCCTTCGCCCTCTCCCGGCTCGCCGACCCGGACACCCTGCACCACACCCCCATCGGGGTACTGCGCAGTGTGGAGCGGCCGGTCTACGACACGATGATGGCCGACCAGCTGGACACCGCCATCGAGCAGAACGGCAAGGGCGACCTGGCTGCGCTGCTCGCGGGCAATGACACCTGGACCGTCGTCGGCTGATGTGTCGCCGAGGCGCCCCGAAGCCCGGACCTCCTGTCAGGAGGTCCGGGCTTCGTCGTACACGGCACGGGCCTGCTGCACCTCGTCGAGGCGCCGTTCGGTCCAGCGGGCCAGCCCCCACACCTGCTCGGCGGCCTCCTTGCCGAGCGCGGTCAGGGAGTAGTCGACACGCGGCGGGATCACCGGCTTGGCTTCGCGGTGCACAAAGCCGTCGCGCTCCAGGGTCTGGAGGGTCTGCGCCAGCATCTTCTCGCTGACGCCGCCGACCTCCCGGCGCAGTTCGCTGAAGCGGTACGAACGCTCCAGCAGCGCGGCGAGGACGAGCACCCCCCAGCGGCTGGTGACGTGCTCCAGAACGATGCGGGAGGGGCACATCTTGTCGTTCACGTCCGGATTCCTACTTACGCTCATGCCAGTACCTTACTTCAAAGTTGGTACTTTCGTTTGGTTAGCGCCCTTCGTAGGGTGAGTGGCGAGCCCTACGAACTGGAGAAACACCATGAGCATCGTCGTCACCGGAGCCACCGGAGCCCTCGGCCTGCTCGTCATCGACGAGCTGCTCGCCACGGTCCAGACCGACCAGATCACCGCGGTCGTGCGCAGCAAGGAGAAGGCCGCGGACCTCGCGGCGCGCGGCGTCGAACTGCGCATCGCCGACTACAGCGTTCCCGAGACGCTGGCCGGGGCCTTCCGCGCCGGTGACCGCGTGCTGCTGATATCCGGCAGCGAGGTCGGACAGCGGGTGGCGCAGCACACCGCCGT
It includes:
- a CDS encoding 2-oxoacid:ferredoxin oxidoreductase subunit beta is translated as MTEALSLVPKAEAKQSMKDFKSDQEVRWCPGCGDYAILAAVQGFMPELGLAKENIVFVSGIGCSSRFPYYMNTYGMHSIHGRAPAIATGLASSRRDLSVWVVTGDGDALSIGGNHLIHALRRNVNLKILLFNNRIYGLTKGQYSPTSEVGKITKSTPMGSLDAPFNPVSLAIGAEASFVARTIDSDRKHLTEVLRQAADHQGTALVEIYQNCNIFNDGAFDALKDKQQAQEAVIRLEHGQPIRFGTDSDKGVVRDPATGDLKVVQVTAENESRILVHDAHSASPTTAFALSRLADPDTLHHTPIGVLRSVERPVYDTMMADQLDTAIEQNGKGDLAALLAGNDTWTVVG
- a CDS encoding helix-turn-helix domain-containing protein, with the translated sequence MSVSRNPDVNDKMCPSRIVLEHVTSRWGVLVLAALLERSYRFSELRREVGGVSEKMLAQTLQTLERDGFVHREAKPVIPPRVDYSLTALGKEAAEQVWGLARWTERRLDEVQQARAVYDEARTS